In a single window of the Natronosalvus caseinilyticus genome:
- a CDS encoding ATP synthase subunit B, whose amino-acid sequence MKEYQTITEISGPLVFAEVDEPVGYDEIVEIETEDGKTLRGQVLESSEGLVSIQVFEGTGGIDRNASVRFLGETMKMPVTEDLLGRVLDGSGNPIDGGPEIVPDERLDIVGAAINPYSREYPEEFIQTGVSSIDGMNTLVRGQKLPIFSGSGLPHNDLALQIARQATVPEEADEADDEGSEFAVIFGAMGITQEEANEFMQDFERTGALERSVVFMNLADDPAVERTVTPRLALTTAEYLAFEKDYHVLVILTDITNYCEALREIGAAREEVPGRRGYPGYMYTDLAQLYERAGRIQGREGSVTQIPILTMPSDDITHPIPDLTGYITEGQIIVDRSLNSQGIEPPINVLPSLSRLMDDGIGEGLTRGDHEDLANQLYAAYARGEDLRDLVNIVGREALSELDNKFLDFADRFENEFIQQGFETNRELEETLDIGWELLSMLPKEELNRVDEEFIEEYYLESESESAEAVQAD is encoded by the coding sequence ATGAAAGAATATCAAACGATCACGGAAATCAGCGGTCCGCTGGTGTTTGCCGAGGTCGACGAACCCGTTGGCTACGACGAGATCGTCGAGATCGAAACGGAAGACGGCAAGACCCTGCGCGGACAGGTACTCGAATCGAGCGAAGGACTCGTCTCGATCCAGGTGTTCGAGGGGACGGGCGGCATCGACCGCAACGCCTCCGTTCGCTTCCTGGGCGAGACCATGAAGATGCCCGTCACGGAGGACCTGCTCGGACGCGTCCTCGACGGGTCCGGGAACCCGATCGACGGCGGTCCCGAGATCGTTCCCGACGAGCGACTCGACATCGTCGGCGCGGCGATCAACCCCTACTCCCGGGAGTACCCCGAGGAGTTCATCCAGACGGGCGTTAGCTCCATCGACGGCATGAACACGCTCGTTCGCGGGCAGAAACTGCCGATTTTCTCCGGCTCCGGACTGCCGCACAACGATCTAGCGCTCCAGATTGCCCGGCAGGCGACAGTGCCGGAAGAGGCGGACGAAGCGGACGACGAGGGATCGGAGTTCGCCGTCATCTTCGGCGCGATGGGGATCACCCAGGAGGAGGCCAACGAGTTCATGCAGGACTTCGAACGTACCGGCGCGCTCGAGCGCTCGGTGGTCTTCATGAACCTCGCGGACGACCCCGCCGTCGAGCGGACGGTCACGCCGCGACTGGCCCTGACCACCGCGGAGTACCTCGCCTTCGAGAAGGATTACCACGTGCTCGTCATCCTCACGGACATCACGAACTACTGTGAGGCACTGCGCGAAATCGGCGCGGCCCGCGAAGAGGTTCCGGGTCGGCGTGGCTACCCCGGATACATGTACACCGACCTGGCCCAGCTCTACGAGCGGGCGGGTCGAATCCAGGGCCGCGAAGGCTCGGTCACCCAGATTCCGATCCTGACGATGCCCTCCGACGACATCACTCACCCGATCCCGGACCTGACGGGCTACATCACAGAGGGCCAGATCATCGTCGACCGGTCCCTGAACAGCCAGGGGATCGAGCCGCCGATCAACGTCCTGCCCAGCCTGTCGCGGCTGATGGACGACGGGATCGGCGAGGGGCTGACCCGCGGAGACCACGAGGACCTCGCGAACCAGCTGTATGCCGCGTACGCCCGTGGTGAGGACCTGCGTGATCTCGTGAACATCGTCGGTCGCGAAGCGCTGAGCGAACTCGACAACAAGTTCCTCGACTTCGCCGACCGCTTCGAAAACGAGTTCATCCAGCAGGGCTTCGAGACGAACCGCGAGCTCGAGGAGACGCTGGACATCGGCTGGGAGTTGCTCTCGATGTTGCCGAAAGAGGAACTCAATCGGGTCGACGAGGAATTCATCGAGGAGTACTACCTCGAGTCCGAATCCGAGTCCGCGGAAGCCGTTCAGGCCGACTGA
- a CDS encoding ATP synthase subunit A, with amino-acid sequence MSQALESVDEDGVIESVSGPVVTAADLDARMNDVVYVGDEGLMGEVIEIEGNLTTIQVYEETSGVGPGEPVENTGEPLSVDLGPGLLDTIYDGVQRPLDELEEKMNSAFLDRGVDAPGIDLERTWEFTPTVEEGDAVEPGDVIGEVPETESITHKVMVPPDYEGGEITSIESGTFAVDEVVAELDSGEEVTMHQEWPVRSARPAKEKQTPTIPLVSGQRILDGLFPIAKGGTAAIPGPFGSGKTVTQHQLAKWADADIVVYVGCGERGNEMTEVIEDFPELEDPKTGKPLMSRTCLIANTSNMPVAARESCIYTGITIAEYFRDMGYDVALMADSTSRWAEAMREISSRLEEMPGEEGYPAYLAASLSEFYERAGLFQNINGTQGSVSAIGAVSPPGGDFSEPVTQNTLRIVKTFWALDADLAERRHFPSINWNESYSLYRQQLDPWYRENVAEDYPEVRQWAVDVLDEEDELQEIVQLVGKDALPEDQQLTLEVARYLREAWLQQNAFHDVDTYCEPEKTYRMLQAIKTFNDEAFEALDAGVPVDEIRDVEATPRLNRMGTAEDWHAFIDELESDLESQIRALY; translated from the coding sequence ATGAGCCAGGCACTAGAATCCGTCGACGAAGACGGTGTGATAGAAAGCGTGAGCGGTCCCGTCGTGACCGCCGCGGACCTCGACGCCCGAATGAACGACGTCGTCTACGTCGGCGACGAAGGGCTGATGGGCGAGGTCATCGAAATCGAAGGGAACCTGACCACGATTCAGGTATACGAGGAGACCTCCGGCGTCGGCCCCGGCGAACCCGTCGAGAACACGGGCGAGCCGCTCTCGGTCGACCTCGGACCCGGCCTGCTGGACACCATCTACGACGGCGTCCAGCGCCCCCTCGACGAACTCGAGGAGAAGATGAACTCGGCATTCCTCGACCGCGGAGTCGACGCGCCGGGGATCGACCTCGAGAGAACGTGGGAGTTTACGCCCACCGTCGAGGAGGGGGACGCGGTCGAACCCGGGGACGTTATCGGTGAAGTCCCCGAAACCGAGAGCATCACCCACAAGGTAATGGTCCCGCCGGATTACGAGGGTGGCGAGATTACCTCGATCGAGAGCGGCACGTTCGCGGTCGACGAGGTCGTCGCCGAACTCGATTCCGGCGAGGAGGTTACGATGCACCAGGAGTGGCCGGTTCGGTCAGCCCGCCCCGCCAAGGAAAAGCAGACGCCGACGATCCCACTCGTCAGCGGACAGCGCATCCTCGACGGCCTGTTCCCGATCGCCAAGGGCGGTACCGCGGCGATTCCGGGCCCCTTCGGCTCCGGGAAGACGGTCACCCAGCACCAGCTCGCGAAGTGGGCCGACGCGGACATCGTCGTCTACGTCGGCTGTGGCGAGCGCGGTAACGAGATGACCGAGGTCATCGAGGACTTCCCGGAACTGGAAGACCCCAAGACCGGGAAGCCCCTCATGTCCCGGACCTGCCTCATCGCGAACACCTCGAACATGCCCGTCGCAGCCCGTGAATCCTGCATCTACACGGGGATCACCATCGCGGAGTACTTCCGCGACATGGGCTACGACGTCGCGCTGATGGCCGACTCCACCTCGCGGTGGGCGGAGGCCATGCGCGAGATTTCGAGCCGACTCGAGGAGATGCCCGGCGAGGAGGGCTACCCCGCCTACCTCGCCGCGTCGCTCTCGGAGTTCTACGAGCGCGCCGGCCTGTTCCAGAACATCAACGGTACCCAGGGATCGGTGTCGGCCATCGGCGCAGTCTCGCCTCCGGGCGGTGACTTCTCCGAGCCGGTCACCCAGAACACCCTGCGCATCGTCAAGACGTTCTGGGCACTGGACGCTGACCTCGCCGAGCGCCGGCACTTCCCGTCGATCAACTGGAACGAGTCGTACTCGTTGTACCGACAGCAGCTCGACCCCTGGTACCGGGAGAACGTCGCGGAAGACTACCCGGAGGTCCGCCAGTGGGCCGTCGACGTGCTCGACGAGGAGGACGAACTCCAGGAGATCGTTCAGCTCGTCGGCAAGGACGCCCTGCCGGAAGACCAGCAGCTGACCCTCGAGGTCGCACGCTACCTCCGGGAGGCGTGGCTCCAGCAGAACGCGTTCCACGACGTGGACACCTACTGCGAACCCGAGAAGACTTACCGGATGCTCCAGGCAATCAAGACGTTCAACGACGAGGCCTTCGAGGCGCTCGACGCCGGCGTCCCGGTCGACGAGATCCGGGACGTCGAGGCGACCCCCCGGCTCAACCGGATGGGCACCGCCGAGGACTGGCACGCATTCATCGACGAACTCGAGTCGGATCTCGAGTCCCAGATCAGGGCCCTCTACTAG
- a CDS encoding V-type ATP synthase subunit F codes for MSQEIAVVGSPEFTTGFRLAGVRRFENVPDDEKADALDDAATAVLEDSDVGIVIMHEGDLEYLSRNVRSDVETSVEPVVITIGGGAGGGGGLREQIKRAIGIDLMDEDEDQDSQ; via the coding sequence ATGAGCCAGGAAATCGCGGTCGTCGGCAGTCCGGAGTTCACCACGGGCTTTCGGCTCGCCGGCGTCAGACGGTTCGAGAACGTCCCCGACGACGAAAAGGCCGACGCCCTCGACGACGCCGCCACGGCCGTCCTCGAGGACAGTGACGTCGGAATCGTCATCATGCACGAGGGCGACCTCGAGTATCTCTCGCGAAACGTCCGTTCGGACGTCGAAACGAGCGTCGAGCCGGTCGTCATCACCATCGGCGGCGGTGCCGGCGGTGGCGGTGGCCTTCGCGAGCAGATCAAACGCGCCATCGGGATCGACCTGATGGACGAGGACGAAGACCAAGACAGTCAGTAA